A single window of Bordetella genomosp. 11 DNA harbors:
- a CDS encoding c-type cytochrome — protein sequence MKRVLSRMLVVGGLVLGTTAVFPSFAADASAPAAKPDAGKGEQLYTNGDQARGIIACASCHGAAGNSTIPTNPNLAAQAHEYLAKQLGDFQLKQGAKVPLRNGAGGNPTPMTAIVQSLTPQDMQNIALYLSQQQLKEPATAGQKSLVDRGQTIWRAGLPDRNVPACASCHSANGAGVPAQYPRLSGQFPSYIEEQLKLFQDGSRNNSEPMHEIASRMTADDIKAVSDYAAGLR from the coding sequence ATGAAGCGTGTGCTGTCCCGGATGTTGGTTGTGGGCGGGTTGGTGTTGGGTACGACCGCCGTTTTTCCGAGTTTCGCGGCCGATGCTTCGGCGCCGGCGGCCAAGCCGGACGCTGGGAAGGGCGAACAGCTCTACACCAACGGCGACCAGGCGCGCGGCATCATCGCCTGTGCGAGCTGTCACGGCGCCGCCGGCAACAGCACCATTCCCACCAATCCCAATCTGGCAGCCCAGGCGCATGAATACCTGGCCAAGCAGTTGGGCGATTTCCAGCTCAAGCAGGGTGCCAAGGTGCCGCTGCGCAACGGTGCGGGCGGCAATCCCACGCCCATGACCGCCATTGTGCAGTCGCTGACGCCGCAGGACATGCAGAACATCGCCCTGTACCTGTCCCAGCAGCAGCTGAAGGAACCCGCCACCGCCGGCCAGAAATCCCTGGTGGATCGCGGCCAGACCATCTGGCGCGCCGGCCTGCCCGACCGCAATGTGCCGGCTTGCGCGTCCTGCCACTCCGCCAACGGGGCTGGCGTTCCGGCGCAGTATCCCCGCCTGTCGGGCCAGTTCCCCTCTTATATCGAAGAGCAGCTGAAGCTTTTCCAGGATGGCAGCCGGAACAACAGCGAGCCCATGCACGAGATCGCCAGCCGCATGACGGCCGACGATATCAAGGCGGTTTCCGACTACGCCGCCGGCCTGCGCTGA
- the yihA gene encoding ribosome biogenesis GTP-binding protein YihA/YsxC — protein sequence MSLLHRASFFISAARLDQLPPPGAPEVCFVGRSNAGKSTAINVLTNQRRLAFSSKTPGRTRLINMFGLPDPYDPERPMGFLVDLPGYGYAAISQGERDKWAELLGGYLATRASLVGIVLLIDIRRGVTDLDRRLADFIAPTGRPVLALLTKADKLPYGQRMRTVFTVRKDLADIGALHTVPFSAPDRIGLEEATEHIENWISPKVVP from the coding sequence GTGTCCCTCCTCCATCGCGCCTCCTTTTTCATCTCGGCAGCCCGCCTGGACCAGCTGCCGCCGCCCGGCGCGCCGGAAGTCTGTTTCGTCGGCCGTTCCAACGCCGGCAAGTCCACGGCCATCAATGTCCTGACCAACCAGCGCCGCCTGGCCTTTTCCAGCAAGACGCCGGGACGGACGCGCTTGATCAATATGTTCGGCCTGCCGGACCCCTACGACCCCGAACGTCCGATGGGCTTCCTGGTCGACCTGCCCGGCTACGGCTACGCCGCCATCAGCCAGGGCGAGCGCGACAAATGGGCCGAACTGCTCGGCGGTTACCTGGCCACGCGCGCGTCGCTGGTGGGCATCGTCCTGCTGATCGACATCCGCCGCGGCGTGACCGACCTGGACCGCCGGCTGGCGGACTTCATCGCGCCCACGGGCCGCCCGGTCCTGGCGCTGCTGACCAAGGCCGACAAACTGCCTTACGGCCAGCGCATGCGCACCGTCTTCACCGTGCGCAAGGACCTGGCGGATATCGGCGCGCTGCATACCGTGCCGTTCTCGGCGCCGGACCGCATCGGCCTGGAAGAAGCGACCGAGCACATCGAAAACTGGATCTCTCCGAAGGTAGTGCCATGA
- the hemB gene encoding porphobilinogen synthase encodes MNHHIVSAGFPASRPRRLRRDDFTRRLVRENTLTANDLIYPVFVADGKGLRQDVPSMPGVVRYSLDTLLPVAETCMELGIPVMALFPVIDSALKTPDGIEAANPDGLVPTVVAELKKRFPELGLLTDVALDPYTSHGQDGLIDEAGYVLNEPTVEILVKQALVQSQAGVDIVAPSDMMDGRIGAIRQALEDAQHIHTRIMAYSAKYASAFYGPFRDAVGSAANLGRSNKAVYQMDPGNIDEALREVAADLAEGADMVMVKPGMPYLDVLRRVKDAFRVPTFAYQVSGEYAMLKAAAANGWLDHDKVMMEALLGFKRAGADGILTYFAIDAARWLKSHAS; translated from the coding sequence ATGAATCACCACATCGTATCGGCGGGCTTTCCCGCGTCCCGGCCCCGTCGCCTGCGCCGCGACGATTTCACGCGCCGCCTGGTCCGCGAAAACACGCTGACCGCCAACGACCTGATCTACCCCGTGTTCGTCGCCGACGGCAAGGGCTTGCGTCAGGACGTGCCGTCGATGCCCGGCGTGGTGCGCTATTCGCTGGACACCCTGCTGCCGGTCGCGGAAACCTGTATGGAACTCGGCATCCCGGTGATGGCGCTGTTTCCGGTCATCGACAGCGCGCTGAAGACGCCGGACGGCATCGAGGCGGCCAACCCGGACGGCCTCGTCCCGACCGTGGTCGCCGAACTGAAAAAACGCTTTCCCGAACTGGGCCTGCTGACCGACGTGGCGCTGGATCCCTACACCAGCCACGGACAGGACGGCCTGATCGACGAAGCCGGGTATGTGCTGAACGAACCCACGGTCGAGATCCTGGTGAAACAGGCGCTGGTGCAGTCGCAGGCCGGCGTGGACATCGTCGCCCCCAGCGACATGATGGACGGGCGCATCGGCGCCATACGCCAGGCGCTGGAAGATGCCCAGCACATTCACACCCGCATCATGGCTTATTCCGCCAAGTACGCGAGCGCCTTCTACGGCCCCTTCCGCGACGCGGTGGGATCGGCGGCCAACCTGGGCAGATCGAACAAGGCCGTCTACCAGATGGACCCCGGCAATATCGACGAAGCCCTGCGCGAAGTGGCCGCGGACCTGGCCGAAGGCGCCGATATGGTCATGGTCAAGCCCGGCATGCCGTATCTGGACGTCCTGCGGCGGGTAAAGGATGCCTTCCGCGTGCCGACTTTCGCGTACCAGGTCAGCGGCGAATACGCCATGCTGAAAGCCGCCGCGGCCAACGGCTGGCTGGATCACGACAAAGTCATGATGGAAGCGCTGCTGGGATTCAAGCGGGCCGGTGCCGACGGCATCCTGACCTACTTCGCCATCGACGCGGCCCGGTGGCTCAAGAGCCACGCGTCCTGA